One stretch of Jiangella gansuensis DSM 44835 DNA includes these proteins:
- a CDS encoding ABC transporter substrate-binding protein has translation MKRTHTSATVAITAAVGLALTACGGGGDDDGGAAEQDAGSGSLTISALNSDKEALEASIAAFEEEYPNIEVTTTWADVDQYQPTLRTQLTGGTAADVIQIWPGAGNSAAIAVLQPAGFLEDLSDREWASRVPDGLRPVLERDGGLYGLAVTVSGIGAIFNDTAMDEVGATPPTTWSEVLELCSTAQSAGKVAFALGTQDSWVGQLIPFSLAPELVYTDDPEFDSGAAEYTAPHFAGSAWSDVMAKYDEMAQAGCFNDGVGGTDYNTVLQTTAAGDALGIINGNWAVAELSNVAAEGTTFSLHPVPASDDAEATRMAAAASGTYGVNTNAENKDNALLFFDFLAGAAGTNAFAEINAGLPGIPNDEFELDPALQPLGDYFDSGRTYPFMDQLWPNPDVQTALLTGVQGVFDGSKTGDEVLEDMDAAWEQGPA, from the coding sequence ATGAAGAGGACTCACACCTCTGCCACCGTCGCGATCACGGCGGCCGTCGGGCTCGCGCTCACCGCGTGCGGTGGCGGCGGAGACGATGACGGCGGCGCCGCCGAGCAGGATGCGGGCAGCGGCTCGCTCACCATCTCGGCGCTCAACTCCGACAAGGAAGCGCTCGAGGCATCGATCGCCGCGTTCGAGGAGGAGTATCCCAACATCGAGGTCACGACCACGTGGGCAGACGTCGACCAGTACCAGCCGACCCTGCGCACCCAACTCACGGGCGGCACGGCGGCGGACGTGATCCAGATCTGGCCCGGCGCCGGCAACTCGGCAGCGATCGCCGTGCTCCAGCCGGCTGGATTCCTCGAGGATCTCAGCGACCGCGAATGGGCGAGCCGCGTCCCGGACGGCCTGCGGCCGGTCCTCGAGCGTGATGGCGGTCTGTACGGCCTCGCGGTGACCGTAAGCGGCATCGGCGCGATCTTCAACGACACCGCCATGGACGAGGTCGGAGCCACTCCGCCTACCACGTGGTCGGAGGTGCTCGAGCTGTGCTCGACGGCACAGTCGGCCGGCAAGGTCGCGTTCGCGCTCGGCACGCAGGACTCCTGGGTGGGCCAGCTCATCCCCTTCTCGCTCGCGCCCGAGCTGGTGTACACGGACGACCCCGAGTTCGACTCCGGGGCCGCCGAGTACACGGCCCCGCACTTCGCCGGCTCCGCATGGAGCGATGTCATGGCCAAGTACGACGAGATGGCCCAGGCCGGCTGCTTCAACGACGGCGTCGGCGGTACCGACTACAACACCGTCCTGCAGACCACGGCGGCCGGCGACGCGCTCGGCATCATCAACGGCAACTGGGCGGTCGCCGAACTGTCGAACGTCGCCGCTGAGGGCACGACGTTCAGCCTCCACCCGGTGCCTGCTTCGGACGATGCCGAGGCGACGCGCATGGCGGCCGCGGCGTCGGGCACCTACGGCGTCAACACGAACGCCGAGAACAAGGACAACGCCCTGCTGTTCTTCGACTTCCTCGCGGGCGCGGCGGGCACCAACGCCTTCGCCGAGATCAACGCCGGTCTTCCGGGCATCCCCAACGACGAGTTCGAGCTCGACCCGGCGCTGCAGCCGCTCGGCGACTACTTCGACAGCGGCAGGACGTACCCGTTCATGGACCAGCTCTGGCCCAACCCGGACGTCCAGACGGCGCTGCTCACGGGCGTCCAGGGCGTCTTCGACGGCTCGAAGACCGGCGACGAGGTCCTCGAGGACATGGACGCGGCCTGGGAGCAGGGTCCGGCCTGA
- a CDS encoding alpha-L-rhamnosidase C-terminal domain-containing protein: MRDDERDPEPTPVRGAMIARCRESGPDPFPDLPVPEAVADDDASATWYYPWGQFELARLHDLVRRGFEANRHVDYVDNYGDVVSEAEFRWTARTGMRHVRVVTTSGVPPAVVLAGPSAAVGAVEVRVPGGDWELAASRLGAPGRAPHRAADPVVLVRPARSGGLLELPAPVLGRPVLTAPQRPRLSTGESRTEALAAREDDHETRHDLVRRSDGRWTSRHLLGFRYIATDTAADVVVEAQVHPVPRRGAFLCSDERLNQIWSTSAYTLRLCLQELVVDGIKRDRMPWMGDQALSTLTNAYAFADRQAAHDTIVALGQPRYGYVNGIADYSLWWVIACGFYVRHFDASDDVARLSERVQDFLTEMSGYTHANGVLRPAVLPDQFITHVFLDWGVEIDTRRDLTALQVLWWWALRSGARVLAAAGRPEAVGWEKRAADLRAVLVARAWDPITDSWREYLGDTEPSGTPYADFLSVAAGLVDPVPDGMRASLCGAARAGTPFMTAFALRALGVCGERVEAVRRLCDLWGQMLDAGALTFWEEFGDGVDDLTMYGRPFGKSLCHAWSAGPLVLLPELVLGIRPVEDGWKAFKVDPMLGGLSWARAVVPAPGGDIVVDAAPDKTIVDVPPGTVLRHPVRGDLAPGRWELTDTEESAA, encoded by the coding sequence GTGCGCGACGACGAGCGTGACCCGGAGCCGACGCCCGTCCGGGGCGCCATGATCGCCCGATGCCGGGAGTCCGGCCCTGACCCGTTCCCCGACCTCCCCGTCCCTGAAGCCGTAGCCGACGACGATGCGTCCGCCACCTGGTACTACCCCTGGGGGCAGTTCGAGCTCGCCAGGCTCCACGATCTCGTGCGGCGAGGGTTCGAGGCGAACCGGCACGTGGACTATGTCGACAACTACGGCGACGTCGTGTCCGAGGCCGAGTTCCGCTGGACGGCCCGCACCGGCATGCGCCATGTCCGCGTGGTGACCACCTCCGGAGTACCGCCCGCCGTCGTGCTGGCCGGACCCTCGGCCGCCGTGGGCGCGGTCGAGGTCCGGGTACCGGGAGGCGACTGGGAGCTCGCAGCGTCTCGCCTCGGGGCACCGGGCCGCGCCCCGCACCGCGCGGCCGACCCTGTGGTCCTCGTCCGCCCGGCCCGCTCCGGCGGACTGCTGGAGTTGCCGGCGCCCGTCCTCGGCCGGCCCGTCCTCACCGCTCCTCAGCGCCCGCGGCTGAGCACCGGCGAGTCGCGAACCGAGGCGCTGGCGGCCCGCGAGGATGATCACGAGACCCGTCATGACCTGGTCCGGCGTTCCGACGGTCGGTGGACCTCGCGTCACCTGCTGGGTTTCCGCTACATCGCTACGGACACCGCCGCCGACGTCGTCGTCGAAGCACAGGTCCACCCCGTGCCGCGACGAGGTGCCTTCCTCTGCTCCGACGAGCGACTCAACCAGATCTGGAGCACCAGCGCCTACACCCTGCGCTTGTGTCTGCAGGAGCTCGTCGTCGACGGCATCAAGCGTGACCGTATGCCGTGGATGGGAGACCAGGCTCTGAGCACGCTGACGAACGCCTACGCGTTCGCGGACCGGCAGGCGGCGCACGACACGATCGTCGCGCTCGGGCAGCCTCGGTACGGTTACGTCAACGGCATCGCCGACTACTCACTGTGGTGGGTGATCGCCTGCGGCTTCTACGTGCGCCACTTCGACGCATCCGACGACGTCGCGCGCCTGTCGGAGCGCGTCCAGGACTTCCTCACCGAGATGTCCGGGTACACCCACGCCAACGGCGTGCTGCGGCCGGCCGTACTCCCCGATCAGTTCATCACCCACGTCTTCCTCGACTGGGGCGTCGAGATCGACACCCGGCGCGACCTCACCGCCCTGCAGGTGCTGTGGTGGTGGGCGCTGCGGTCGGGCGCGCGTGTCCTCGCCGCCGCCGGCCGACCCGAGGCGGTCGGCTGGGAGAAGCGTGCCGCTGACCTTCGCGCCGTACTCGTGGCTCGCGCCTGGGACCCGATCACCGACTCGTGGCGCGAGTACCTCGGCGACACCGAGCCGTCCGGCACCCCGTATGCCGACTTCCTCTCCGTGGCCGCCGGGCTGGTCGACCCGGTACCCGATGGCATGCGTGCGTCGCTGTGCGGCGCCGCACGCGCCGGCACCCCGTTCATGACCGCGTTCGCGCTGCGGGCACTCGGCGTGTGCGGTGAGCGCGTCGAAGCCGTGCGCCGCTTGTGCGACCTCTGGGGGCAGATGCTCGACGCGGGTGCCCTGACCTTCTGGGAGGAGTTCGGCGACGGCGTGGACGACCTCACCATGTACGGCCGGCCGTTCGGCAAGAGCCTGTGCCACGCCTGGTCGGCAGGGCCGCTCGTGCTGCTGCCCGAGCTGGTGCTGGGAATCCGCCCGGTCGAGGACGGCTGGAAAGCCTTCAAGGTCGACCCCATGCTGGGCGGCCTGTCATGGGCACGTGCCGTCGTCCCCGCGCCCGGCGGCGACATCGTCGTCGACGCCGCGCCGGACAAGACCATCGTGGACGTGCCGCCCGGCACTGTTTTGCGCCATCCCGTCCGGGGAGATCTCGCCCCGGGCCGGTGGGAACTGACCGACACCGAGGAGTCTGCTGCGTGA
- a CDS encoding glycosyl hydrolase 53 family protein — protein MMRKRPIRTTLGIATAAAVACGGLALGAVAPASALFGEAEIAPIESNLSAKSWAGVDASSGASTAGLAIDQDEQTAWIAGDASASQWLTLDLGGAYDNVRKVRVVFPDAGAVYQYVVESSADGTSWNVIADHSANQQPGRGSVDVFTQPGTRYVRVTFTGASPGATLGISELSVYNYLREDLVLGADASWVDNDVAEGRNYWVNPTEEDRGAGPHLLDVLQDRGFEYIRLRVFNEPRSENSGNVSAVPYQGPERSLEVAKWIKAERDMGLGIDFHYADSWADPIKQPKPRAWAELEFDDLTDAVYEYTYDYVEQLIEQGTTPDKVAIGNEILNGFMYGSENAHIGATNPAYFRNQPEIYQSQPGGGLLWNYWGSDDPEEQRLYDEAWDRFTTLSAAGIRAVRDVSAAHREDIDVETHIIIDNGQLDKTLEFWDQYLTRVNAKGADPDVLAHSYYPQYHGSPDHYEFNVNAVAAAHPEYKIDVAETSYPASGGDGSPMPNSPYPRTVQGQADALQRVFQIANDIPNNQGVGVLAWEPARWQSLFSSVPGMTRTWEPNASIDVFNQSRATHVVEDTVFSTALVGDEIVLPESVRALATADGSAESVPVDWDAVPDDATGTAGRLTISGSTEYGSVTASVDVVDEFAGLACDRVITGRHAGPLSVSGGVTCLDGTTVSGPVTVRAGASLQVDGATIAGPVLAEGAAAVVICNSRINGPVTSSGTSSVTIGNPVLDCAPNTVTGPVMVTRTSWWNVIAGNTINGPLMCSGNTEAPVNNGAPNTVSGPKSAQCRDL, from the coding sequence ATGATGCGAAAGCGCCCCATCCGCACGACACTCGGCATCGCCACCGCAGCCGCCGTGGCTTGCGGTGGACTAGCGCTCGGGGCGGTCGCCCCGGCTTCGGCGCTCTTCGGCGAGGCCGAGATCGCGCCGATCGAAAGCAACCTCAGCGCGAAGTCCTGGGCAGGCGTCGACGCCAGCAGTGGTGCGTCCACTGCCGGCCTGGCGATCGACCAGGACGAGCAGACCGCGTGGATCGCCGGCGACGCGTCCGCGAGCCAGTGGCTCACGCTCGACCTCGGCGGCGCCTACGACAATGTCAGGAAGGTCCGGGTGGTCTTCCCGGACGCGGGCGCGGTCTACCAGTACGTCGTCGAGTCCTCTGCTGACGGCACGAGCTGGAACGTCATCGCAGACCACTCGGCCAACCAGCAGCCCGGCCGCGGCTCGGTCGACGTCTTCACCCAGCCCGGGACGAGATACGTGCGGGTGACGTTCACCGGAGCCTCGCCCGGCGCGACCCTGGGGATCAGCGAGCTCAGCGTCTACAACTACCTGCGCGAGGACCTGGTCCTCGGCGCCGACGCCTCCTGGGTGGACAACGACGTCGCCGAAGGGCGCAACTACTGGGTGAATCCGACGGAGGAAGACCGCGGCGCGGGCCCGCACCTGCTCGACGTGCTCCAGGACCGAGGGTTCGAGTACATCCGGTTGCGGGTCTTCAACGAGCCGCGCAGCGAGAACAGCGGCAACGTGTCCGCCGTTCCGTACCAGGGCCCCGAGCGATCGCTCGAGGTGGCCAAGTGGATCAAGGCTGAGCGGGACATGGGGCTCGGCATCGACTTCCACTACGCGGACTCGTGGGCCGACCCGATCAAGCAGCCGAAGCCGCGGGCGTGGGCGGAGCTGGAGTTCGACGACCTGACCGACGCGGTGTACGAGTACACCTACGACTACGTCGAGCAGCTGATCGAACAGGGCACGACGCCGGACAAGGTCGCCATCGGCAACGAGATCCTCAACGGCTTCATGTACGGCAGCGAGAACGCCCACATCGGTGCGACCAACCCGGCGTACTTCCGCAACCAGCCGGAGATCTATCAGTCGCAGCCCGGCGGCGGCCTGCTCTGGAACTACTGGGGATCGGACGACCCGGAGGAGCAGCGGCTGTACGACGAGGCGTGGGACCGGTTCACGACGCTGTCCGCGGCGGGGATCCGTGCGGTCCGCGACGTGTCAGCGGCCCATCGCGAGGACATCGACGTCGAGACCCACATCATCATCGACAACGGTCAGCTCGACAAGACGCTCGAGTTCTGGGACCAGTACCTCACCCGCGTGAACGCCAAGGGAGCCGACCCGGACGTCCTCGCTCACTCGTACTACCCGCAGTACCACGGGTCGCCGGACCACTACGAGTTCAATGTGAACGCTGTGGCCGCGGCGCACCCGGAGTACAAGATCGACGTTGCGGAGACGTCGTACCCGGCGTCGGGCGGCGATGGTTCCCCGATGCCCAACTCGCCGTACCCGCGGACGGTTCAGGGGCAGGCGGATGCGCTCCAGCGGGTGTTCCAGATCGCCAACGACATCCCGAACAACCAGGGAGTGGGGGTTCTGGCGTGGGAGCCGGCGAGGTGGCAGTCCTTGTTCAGCTCTGTTCCCGGAATGACGCGCACGTGGGAGCCCAACGCGTCGATCGACGTCTTCAACCAGAGCCGGGCCACCCACGTGGTGGAGGACACCGTCTTCTCGACCGCGCTGGTGGGCGACGAGATCGTGCTGCCGGAGTCGGTGCGGGCGCTGGCCACGGCCGATGGGTCGGCCGAGTCGGTCCCGGTGGACTGGGATGCGGTACCGGACGATGCCACCGGCACGGCCGGCCGGCTCACGATCAGCGGCTCGACCGAGTACGGATCGGTGACCGCTTCGGTCGACGTGGTCGACGAGTTCGCCGGCCTCGCGTGTGACCGTGTGATCACTGGCCGGCATGCCGGGCCGCTCTCGGTGAGCGGGGGAGTGACCTGCCTGGACGGCACCACGGTCTCCGGTCCGGTGACGGTGCGCGCCGGCGCCTCGCTCCAGGTGGACGGCGCGACCATCGCCGGCCCGGTGCTGGCCGAGGGCGCGGCCGCGGTCGTGATCTGCAACAGCCGGATCAACGGCCCGGTCACCTCGTCGGGGACTTCGTCGGTGACGATCGGCAACCCGGTGCTGGACTGCGCCCCGAACACCGTCACCGGGCCGGTCATGGTGACCCGGACGTCGTGGTGGAACGTGATCGCCGGCAACACCATCAACGGCCCGCTGATGTGCAGCGGGAACACCGAGGCGCCGGTGAACAACGGCGCACCGAACACGGTGAGCGGCCCGAAGTCGGCACAGTGCCGCGACCTGTAG
- a CDS encoding LacI family DNA-binding transcriptional regulator — MRPPNVADVARAAGVSLGTVSNVLNNPDKVTPATRRRVEAAIASLGFVRNGAARSLAAGTSRTLGFVLTDLTNTFFLDLVRGAEEVTKAADLNILLANSDSRADKQRSYLDLFEEERVAGILLAPRQDLLEQVAPLRARGVRVVVLNADPPDGACSVQTDNVRGGYLATQHLIAGGCRRLMFAGAPRFPAVVDRLEGAKKAVDETAGAVTLEVVTTDGVTATDGHRIAALVDELPDEARPDGLIAGADLLALGVVQSTLVRGRLRIPEDLAVIGYDNNREAWSSLVPITTMDQAGEEMGRVAATMILEELRTPRQHKHRRVVMEPVLVPKASTRRTGREQHPHAASGPVSSAVAPEG, encoded by the coding sequence GTGAGGCCGCCGAACGTCGCCGACGTGGCTCGCGCCGCGGGGGTCTCCCTCGGCACCGTCTCCAATGTGCTCAACAACCCCGACAAGGTGACACCGGCGACCCGGAGAAGAGTCGAGGCGGCGATCGCCTCGCTCGGATTCGTACGCAACGGTGCCGCACGGTCGCTGGCCGCCGGGACGAGCCGCACGCTGGGCTTCGTCCTCACGGACTTGACGAATACGTTCTTCCTCGACCTCGTGCGGGGCGCCGAAGAGGTCACCAAGGCGGCCGACCTCAACATCCTGCTGGCCAACTCGGACTCCCGAGCGGACAAGCAGCGTTCCTACCTCGATCTCTTCGAGGAGGAACGCGTCGCGGGCATCCTCCTCGCGCCTCGGCAGGACCTCCTCGAACAAGTCGCGCCTCTGCGGGCGCGTGGCGTCCGCGTCGTCGTGTTGAACGCCGACCCGCCCGACGGCGCGTGCAGCGTCCAGACCGACAACGTCCGGGGCGGCTACCTCGCGACGCAGCACCTCATCGCAGGTGGTTGCCGACGGCTGATGTTCGCCGGTGCGCCCCGGTTCCCCGCCGTGGTCGACCGGCTCGAGGGCGCGAAGAAGGCCGTCGACGAGACGGCCGGAGCGGTGACGCTGGAGGTGGTCACAACCGACGGTGTGACCGCGACCGACGGACACCGGATCGCCGCGCTCGTGGACGAGCTGCCCGACGAGGCACGGCCCGACGGGCTCATCGCCGGCGCCGACCTGCTCGCTCTCGGTGTCGTTCAGTCCACCCTCGTACGCGGACGGCTGCGCATCCCTGAGGACCTCGCCGTCATCGGGTACGACAACAACCGTGAAGCGTGGTCGAGCCTCGTGCCCATCACGACCATGGATCAGGCGGGCGAAGAGATGGGCCGCGTGGCCGCCACCATGATTCTCGAAGAGCTGCGCACGCCGAGACAGCACAAGCACCGGCGCGTCGTCATGGAGCCCGTCCTGGTTCCCAAGGCGAGCACGCGTCGAACCGGTCGCGAGCAGCACCCGCATGCCGCATCGGGACCGGTGAGCTCGGCAGTCGCCCCGGAAGGCTGA
- a CDS encoding carbohydrate ABC transporter permease, with amino-acid sequence MRRYTGRTFALEIVMVAATLVIAFPLYVLVNMSFRSRTSTESILAPTADPTLENYRTAWEDAGLGRALLNSTFVTVVSVIIIVVVSALAAYTLARVTRAWSKIVFIVVMIGLLLPFQLAMLPLYATIRDLDLIGSLWSLVLFYSGLQVPFATFLYVGFLRATPTDYEEAALLDGCTPLQAFRRVVFPLLRPITGTVVILNAVFVWNDFLTPLLYLSGSGTATMPLAVSTFVAQYSSNFNVVFAGLLIGMVPVLVVYFAMQRHIIKGFSGGLKA; translated from the coding sequence ATGCGCCGCTACACCGGGCGGACCTTCGCCCTCGAGATCGTCATGGTGGCGGCGACGCTGGTCATCGCCTTCCCTCTCTACGTGCTGGTCAACATGTCGTTCCGGTCGCGCACCTCGACGGAATCCATCCTCGCGCCGACCGCCGACCCGACGCTCGAGAACTATCGCACCGCCTGGGAAGACGCGGGCCTGGGCCGAGCGCTGCTGAACAGCACGTTCGTCACCGTCGTCAGCGTGATCATCATTGTCGTGGTCTCGGCGCTCGCTGCCTACACGCTCGCGAGAGTCACCCGCGCCTGGAGCAAGATCGTGTTCATAGTCGTGATGATCGGGCTCCTGTTGCCGTTCCAGCTCGCGATGCTGCCGCTGTACGCGACGATCCGAGACCTGGACCTCATCGGCTCACTGTGGTCACTCGTCCTGTTCTACAGCGGTCTCCAGGTCCCCTTCGCGACGTTCCTCTATGTCGGCTTCCTGCGGGCGACGCCCACCGACTACGAGGAGGCCGCGCTCCTGGACGGCTGCACGCCGCTGCAGGCGTTCCGGCGGGTGGTGTTCCCTTTGCTGCGCCCCATCACCGGCACGGTCGTCATCCTCAACGCTGTCTTCGTCTGGAACGACTTCCTCACGCCGCTGCTCTACCTGTCGGGCAGCGGGACGGCCACCATGCCGCTCGCCGTCTCCACGTTCGTCGCGCAGTACTCGTCCAACTTCAACGTCGTGTTCGCGGGCCTGCTCATCGGCATGGTCCCGGTCCTGGTCGTCTACTTCGCGATGCAACGCCACATCATCAAGGGCTTCAGCGGAGGGCTCAAGGCCTGA
- a CDS encoding carbohydrate ABC transporter permease encodes MAQATVVARRSSREAAGRRRLGAAVLLLLPFFALFAAFYLAPVVYAVYQSFLKVERQGTFGAPTDVFGGFDQYARVFQDEAFLASFGRVLLFGVVQVPVMLVLALLFALLLDSGRLRFKRFFRLAFFAPYAVPGVIAAIIWGFLYSPSLSPFGWLTERVEFMSGSVILWSLANVTTWMFTGYNMLIIYAALKAVPPELYEAARMDGAGAVRVAWSVKIPLVRPALVLTGVFSIIGTLQLFTEPQVFRSLTTAITGTYTPNMVVFGTSNIPNFHLAAAFSVVLALTTFALSFGFLKITQRGVQP; translated from the coding sequence ATGGCGCAGGCGACGGTCGTGGCACGACGGTCCTCCCGCGAAGCGGCGGGCCGGAGGCGCCTGGGTGCGGCGGTGCTGCTGTTGCTGCCGTTCTTCGCCCTGTTCGCCGCGTTCTACCTGGCGCCTGTCGTCTACGCGGTTTACCAGTCGTTCCTGAAGGTGGAGCGGCAAGGAACCTTCGGTGCTCCCACGGACGTCTTCGGAGGCTTCGATCAGTATGCGCGGGTGTTCCAGGACGAGGCGTTCCTGGCGAGCTTCGGGCGGGTTCTGCTGTTCGGCGTCGTCCAGGTGCCGGTCATGCTCGTGTTGGCGTTGCTGTTCGCCTTGTTGCTCGACTCGGGCCGGCTTCGGTTCAAGCGGTTCTTCCGGCTCGCGTTCTTCGCTCCGTATGCGGTTCCCGGCGTCATCGCGGCGATCATCTGGGGCTTCCTCTACTCGCCCTCGCTGTCGCCGTTCGGGTGGCTGACCGAGCGAGTCGAGTTCATGTCGGGCTCGGTGATCTTGTGGTCGCTGGCCAACGTGACGACATGGATGTTCACCGGTTACAACATGCTGATCATCTACGCCGCGCTCAAAGCCGTTCCGCCGGAGCTCTACGAGGCCGCCCGCATGGACGGCGCCGGCGCGGTCCGGGTGGCATGGTCGGTGAAGATTCCTCTGGTGCGACCGGCGCTCGTCCTGACCGGCGTCTTCTCCATCATCGGGACGCTTCAGCTGTTCACCGAGCCGCAGGTCTTCAGATCCCTGACGACGGCCATCACGGGCACCTACACCCCGAACATGGTGGTCTTCGGTACGTCGAACATCCCGAACTTCCACCTGGCGGCGGCGTTCTCGGTGGTGCTCGCGCTCACCACGTTCGCGCTGTCGTTCGGCTTCCTCAAGATCACGCAGCGGGGGGTCCAGCCATGA
- a CDS encoding carbohydrate ABC transporter permease — protein sequence MLIPSGRGAILAFTDWNGISPSWEWIGLDNFVRLWETDVARDAVVRTIVIAVSIMFVQNAIGLLLALGVNSQIKSRNLLRVFLFAPAVLTPVVIAYLWRNLLAPTGALNELLDAVGLDGLQREWLGDSDTAMWAIIGIVVWQFAGYSMVIFLAGLQSIPTDVYEAAALDGAGPVRRFFSIDLPLLAPAITINLMLSIIGGIKLFDQVYATTGGGPANSTETLSTLIYRFAFNSGQFSFAIALAVVLTVLVAIFAFAQYAILRRGERRAS from the coding sequence GTGCTGATCCCCAGCGGGCGCGGCGCCATCCTGGCGTTCACCGATTGGAACGGCATCAGCCCCTCCTGGGAGTGGATCGGCCTCGACAACTTCGTGCGCCTCTGGGAGACCGACGTCGCCCGTGACGCGGTCGTGCGGACGATCGTCATCGCCGTGTCGATCATGTTCGTCCAGAACGCGATCGGCCTGCTCCTCGCGCTCGGGGTGAACTCGCAGATCAAGTCGCGCAACCTGCTGCGCGTCTTCCTCTTCGCCCCCGCGGTGCTCACGCCCGTCGTGATCGCCTATCTGTGGCGCAACCTGCTGGCGCCGACGGGAGCACTCAACGAGCTGCTCGATGCCGTCGGGCTGGACGGCCTGCAGCGTGAGTGGCTCGGGGATTCCGACACCGCGATGTGGGCGATCATCGGCATCGTGGTCTGGCAGTTCGCCGGGTACTCGATGGTGATCTTCCTGGCGGGGCTGCAGAGCATCCCGACGGACGTCTACGAGGCCGCGGCCCTCGACGGCGCCGGCCCGGTGCGGCGCTTCTTCTCGATCGACCTGCCGCTCCTGGCCCCGGCGATCACGATCAACCTGATGCTCTCGATCATCGGCGGAATCAAGCTCTTCGATCAGGTCTATGCGACAACAGGCGGCGGACCGGCCAACTCGACCGAGACCCTCTCGACGCTCATTTACCGGTTCGCGTTCAACTCCGGCCAGTTCTCGTTCGCGATCGCGCTCGCGGTCGTCCTGACCGTGCTGGTCGCGATCTTCGCCTTCGCGCAGTACGCCATCCTGCGCCGCGGCGAGAGGAGGGCTTCCTGA
- a CDS encoding carbohydrate ABC transporter permease: MSIQAQAPTERRPPETRDLARGVRRRAAGQALPFLVMAVFTVYMLAPLWWLLIAASKQRSDLNSTNPMWFADVELFGNIVDVTTHRDGLFLRWMLNSLLYAGVGALGATVFAGMAGYVLAKFQFRGRELLFNVVLGGVLVPATALALPLFLLFSNIGQTNSFWAVFLPSLVSPFGVYLSRIYAASGVPDELLEAARIDGAGELRTFFRVAAPLMAPALVTVYLFQFVHIWNNFFLPLIMLRSESLFPVTLGLYVWNSQATQQAPELRTFVIVGAFLSVVPLIVAFLCLQRFWRSGLGTGGVK, encoded by the coding sequence ATGAGCATCCAGGCCCAGGCGCCGACGGAACGCCGGCCTCCCGAGACGCGGGACCTCGCGCGCGGCGTACGGCGGCGAGCCGCCGGCCAGGCACTGCCGTTCCTGGTGATGGCGGTCTTCACCGTCTACATGCTCGCGCCGCTGTGGTGGCTGCTCATCGCCGCGAGCAAGCAGCGCTCCGACCTCAACAGCACGAACCCGATGTGGTTCGCCGACGTCGAGCTGTTCGGCAACATCGTCGACGTCACGACCCACCGGGACGGCTTGTTCCTGCGGTGGATGCTCAACAGCCTGCTCTATGCGGGCGTCGGCGCCCTGGGTGCCACGGTTTTCGCGGGGATGGCAGGGTACGTGCTCGCGAAGTTCCAGTTCCGCGGGCGCGAACTGCTGTTCAATGTCGTCCTCGGCGGTGTCCTCGTCCCCGCGACGGCCTTGGCGCTGCCCTTGTTCCTGCTGTTCAGCAACATCGGGCAGACGAACTCCTTCTGGGCGGTGTTCCTTCCCAGCCTGGTCAGCCCGTTCGGCGTCTACCTGAGCCGCATCTATGCGGCCTCTGGCGTACCCGACGAGCTGCTCGAAGCAGCGCGGATCGACGGCGCCGGTGAGCTGCGCACCTTCTTCCGGGTGGCCGCGCCGCTCATGGCGCCGGCACTGGTGACGGTTTACCTGTTCCAGTTCGTGCACATCTGGAACAACTTCTTCCTGCCATTGATCATGCTGCGCAGCGAGTCGCTGTTCCCGGTCACTCTGGGCCTGTACGTCTGGAACAGCCAGGCGACTCAGCAAGCACCAGAACTGCGCACCTTCGTCATCGTCGGCGCGTTCCTCTCGGTCGTGCCATTGATCGTCGCCTTCCTGTGCCTACAGCGCTTCTGGCGCTCCGGCCTCGGCACAGGCGGCGTCAAGTAA